One region of Mytilus trossulus isolate FHL-02 unplaced genomic scaffold, PNRI_Mtr1.1.1.hap1 h1tg001306l__unscaffolded, whole genome shotgun sequence genomic DNA includes:
- the LOC134704203 gene encoding LOW QUALITY PROTEIN: NADH-ubiquinone oxidoreductase chain 2-like (The sequence of the model RefSeq protein was modified relative to this genomic sequence to represent the inferred CDS: substituted 3 bases at 3 genomic stop codons) — protein MVSFVVRPIKLVRLGVILIGTILRVRREEIVGVXLGLELNLYGFLVIINPDGHYSPEPCVKYFVVQRTGSILILVGFVTLIEQHVVRGLVIRGAGTVLKSGVFPLHSWVPSIIKNSRWLARGLILTWQKVAPLVFLSIIIPSKGLXVVIVLIAGIGAVGGLNQNSVRVISAYSSFVHTSXMLLGLTWSRVVFVGYFAVYSLSVGLFFYGCSIINKTRMGGQISRAARGIGLLILMGMPPFLGFLAKVLVFLMRGRAVIVACIIGSVIRLKFYIDFFYRIVIKRLVDKNKAEFKIMWRIVIGANLAGGALILVRFI, from the coding sequence ATGGTAAGCTTTGTGGTAAGACCTATAAAATTAGTGAGATTAGGGGTAATATTGATCGGGACAATTCTTAGGGTTAGAAGAGAAGAGATAGTAGGGGTGTGACTCGGTTTAGAGCTAAATCTGTATGGATTTCTTGTAATTATAAACCCTGATGGTCACTATAGTCCTGAGCcctgtgtaaaatattttgtggtaCAAAGAACGGGGTCAATTCTGATACTAGTGGGTTTTGTAACCTTGATAGAGCAGCACGTAGTGAGAGGGCTGGTGATAAGGGGGGCGGGTACAGTGTTAAAATCTGGCGTTTTCCCGCTACATTCGTGGGTCCCTTCAATTATTAAGAACAGCAGATGGTTAGCAAGAGGGTTAATATTAACTTGGCAAAAAGTCGCCCCCCTtgtctttttatcaataattatacCCTCTAAGGGGTTGTGAGTAGTAATTGTATTGATAGCTGGAATTGGGGCAGTAGGGGGCCTTAACCAGAATTCAGTACGAGTAATAAGCGCGTACTCGTCGTTTGTGCATACATCATGAATGCTGTTAGGGCTCACATGGTCAAGAGTAGTCTTTGTAGGGTATTTTGCAGTTTACTCGCTGTCGGTAGGGCTGTTTTTTTATGGGTgctcaataataaacaaaacaagaatgggCGGTCAGATTAGTAGAGCCGCGAGGGGTATAGGGTTACTGATACTGATGGGGATGCCTCCTTTCCTTGGCTTTCTAGCGAAAGTATTGGTGTTTCTAATGAGAGGAAGGGCTGTAATCGTGGCTTGTATTATAGGTTCAGTAATCAGGCTAAAATTCtacattgactttttttataggATAGTAATAAAAAGGTTAGTAGACAAAAACAAAGCAGAATTCAAGATTATGTGGAGGATAGTGATCGGGGCTAACCTAGCAGGGGGGGCATTGATCTTGGTGAGATTTATTTAG
- the LOC134704201 gene encoding LOW QUALITY PROTEIN: cytochrome c oxidase subunit 3-like (The sequence of the model RefSeq protein was modified relative to this genomic sequence to represent the inferred CDS: substituted 9 bases at 9 genomic stop codons) codes for MNRNPYSRYYVPGPSPWPFFVAISANGIAVGLILXLHRTPRFLLIGMRLGCILLRTFRXWRDLIREGDIGFHTRFVIKRFRDGVALFILSEVMFFFSFFWTFFHNALRPSCELGMRXPPPGIRTPNPSSTRLFETGLLIRRGLFVTQAHKRMRLKDYDVGPFIGLVVTILCGTVFFLVQLREYYXNSYTIADRVYGRVFYLLTGFHGMHVVVGTLXLMVRLVRLWRGEFSSQRHFGFEACIWYXHFVDVVWVALXCLVYVWFGGWLYMWWFKIXDGDVYTFKYPDAKPSWYAYIQEEHAPSXYKIPDHLKG; via the coding sequence ATGAATCGTAATCCTTATTCTCGTTACTATGTACCAGGTCCAAGTCCGTGGCCCTTTTTTGTGGCTATCTCGGCAAACGGAATAGCGGTAGGGTTAATTTTGTGACTGCATCGAACTCCCAGATTTCTATTAATAGGAATGAGGTTGGGGTGTATACTATTGAGAACTTTTAGATGATGGCGAGACTTAATTCGTGAGGGAGATATTGGGTTTCATACTCGCTTCGTAATCAAGAGATTTCGTGATGGAGTTGCCCTTTTTATTCTGTCTGAAGTAatgttcttcttttcttttttttggactTTCTTCCATAATGCCTTAAGACCCTCGTGTGAACTAGGGATGCGATGACCCCCTCCAGGGATCCGCACGCCAAACCCGTCGTCGACAAGGCTGTTCGAGACAGGTCTTTTAATTAGGAGGGGGTTATTCGTAACTCAAGCCCATAAGAGAATGCGTTTGAAGGATTATGATGTTGGGCCATTTATTGGCCTAGTGGTAACAATTTTATGTGGGACTGTGTTCTTCCTAGTGCAACTTCGAGAATACTACTGAAACTCATACACTATTGCAGATAGGGTGTATGGAAGAGTGTTTTATTTACTAACTGGGTTTCATGGAATGCACGTAGTTGTGGGGACTCTTTGACTAATGGTGAGGTTAGTCCGACTATGGCGTGGGGAGTTTTCCAGTCAACGGCACTTTGGTTTTGAGGCTTGCATTTGGTACTGACACTTcgtagatgtggtatgggtaGCATTATGATGTTTAGTATATGTGTGGTTTGGAGGATGGTTATACATGTGGTGGTTCAAAATATGAGACGGGGACGTCTATACGTTTAAGTACCCAGACGCAAAGCCTTCGTGGTATGCGTACATTCAAGAAGAGCATGCTCCGTCCTGATATAAGATTCCTGACcatttaaaaggttaa